The proteins below come from a single Tachypleus tridentatus isolate NWPU-2018 chromosome 13, ASM421037v1, whole genome shotgun sequence genomic window:
- the LOC143237264 gene encoding lateral eye opsin-like, whose translation MSAESHFIGNATDQRSSGFWTYDPGLSVRDTAPENIKHLIPDHWSKFPAVNPMWHYLLGLIYVVLGIASLTGQSVVLYLFGKTKSLRTPANMLIVNLAFSDFMMMITQFPVFVINCFIGGAWQLGPLLCELTGFAGGLFGYGSIVTLAVVSIDRYNVIVRGFSASPLTHVRAAIFIILIWAWTLGWALPPFFGWGRYVPEGILNSCSFDYLTRDWATISYIMGCWTCEYALPLTVIIYCYIFIVKAVCDHERHLREQAKKMNVASLRSNVDTQKASAEMRIAKVALVNVLLWVVSWTPYAAVAMIGIVGDQMLITPLRSALPALAGKAASVYNPIVYAISHPKFRLAMQKEIPCCCINEPQPQSDTSSEMSTKTSVATVNGEDSTTGETSNN comes from the exons ATGTCTGCCGAATCGCATTTTATCGGAAACGCCACGGATCAAAGGTCAAGTGGTTTTTGGACCTATGATCCAGGATTATCTGTAAGAGACACCGCAccagaaaatattaaacatcttATCCCTGACCACTGGTCAAAATTTCCAGCGGTTAATCCTATGTGGCATTATCTTTTAGGCCTCATCTACGTCGTTTTAGGAATAGCCTCTCTTACTGGTCAGTctgttgttctttatttatttggcAAAACTAAATCTCTCCGAACACCGGCCAACATGCTGATTGTAAATCTTGCATTTAGCGATTTCATGATGATGATAACACAGTTTCCGGTCTTTGTCATCAACTGTTTTATTGGAGGAGCATGGCA GTTAGGTCCTCTACTGTGTGAATTAACGGGGTTCGCAGGAGGACTTTTTGGATATGGATCAATCGTCACCTTAGCAGTGGTTTCCATTGACCGATACAACGTCATCGTTCGAGGATTTTCTGCGTCACCTTTAACACATGTTCGAGCAgccatttttattattcttatctgGGCATGGACTTTAGGCTGGGCTCTTCCCCCTTTCTTTGGCTGGGGACGTTATGTGCCAGAAGGAATTCTTAACAG TTGTAGCTTTGACTATTTGACACGTGATTGGGCAACGATTTCTTACATCATGGGCTGCTGGACTTGTGAATACGCACTCCCTCTAACGGTCATAATCTACTGCTATATTTTCATCGTAAAAGCTGTCTGCGACCATGAACGCCACCTTCGCGAGCAAGCTAAAAAGATGAACGTAGCATCTCTTCGATCTAACGTGGATACCCAGAAGGCGAGTGCTGAGATGAGAATAGCAAAAGTGGCGCTGGTAAACGTCCTTCTTTGGGTTGTCTCATGGACCCCTTATGCAGCCGTTGCCATGATTGGAATCGTCGGAGACCAGATGTTGATTACGCCTTTGAGGTCAGCACTTCCGGCCCTAGCAGGCAAAGCAGCTTCCGTTTATAATCCTATTGTCTACGCCATATCACACCCTAAGTTCCGGTTAGCCATGCAGAAGGAAATCCCCTGTTGTTGCATAAACGAACCTCAGCCACAATCTGATACATCGTCAGAAATGTCAACGAAAACATCTGTAGCTACTGTCAATGGGGAAGATAGCACTACTGGAGAAACCTCTAATAATTAA